A window of Strix aluco isolate bStrAlu1 chromosome 11, bStrAlu1.hap1, whole genome shotgun sequence contains these coding sequences:
- the USP19 gene encoding ubiquitin carboxyl-terminal hydrolase 19 isoform X5, with translation MSSSTNAPGQRRVSRGLDDATNKKKQKDRANQESKEELLLDWKQNADEIIVKLNLGSGALKVEDVDAAFTDTDCVVKLPDGRQWSCQFYEEIESSCSKVQCKKGNFLQLVLQKKIPLHTWSSLLKRRKDGSKELAKGATCWENGKEKAASAELAPEEPRAEGAELPRSRREPSNPKRAPGRSEALGGKSPASPGTQSGPSAKRAVYLKVAPTEEEPNARVTGSVEPSKGHSGRAGSRRNGRASQVDAPTALADLAPPLEKAVVLAKEAVPVEMPPLAATTEVFPHRVATCVEKRVLQPGSPAEALRGRDCTPVLGESSKTVPAATPPLGRDSEKRDWSKDDVALEAAADEPEPFVSLTFVKNDSYEKGNDLVVVHVYVKEIHKETSKVLFREQDFTLVFQTSDTNFLRLHPGCGPHTVFRWQVKLRNLIEPDQCTYNFTVARIDVCLKKRQSQRWGGLEAPATRGAVGGAKVAMPTGPTPLDKNPPGSNQHPLSSKEEARASDKEKPRVEDGGLDGVAARTAPEHVAVKQEPHIPSPKPTCMVPPMTHSPVSTESVEDDEDEDEKKKVCLPGFTGLVNLGNTCFMNSVIQSLSNTRELRDYFHDRSFELEINCNNPLGTGGRLAIGFAMLLRALWKGTHHAFQPSKLKAIVASKASQFTGYAQHDAQEFMAFLLDGLHEDLNRIQNKPYTETVDSDGRPDEVVAEEAWQRHKMRNDSFIVDLFQGQYKSKLVCPVCSKVSITFDPFLYLPVPLPQKQKVLTVYYFAKEPHKKPIKFLVSISKENSSAMEVLDSVAHSVRVKPENLRLAEVIKNRFHRMFLPSNSLDTVSPTDLLLCFEVLSPELAKERVVELQVQQRPQVPSGPVAKCAACQKKQLPEDEKLRRCTRCYRVGYCNVACQKTHWPDHKALCRPENIGFPFLISVPESRLTYARLAQLLEGYARYSVSVFQPPFQLGRMSPEQGLQPLLPDKLEPPAKSSCAAATSAPELGDGDRASSLLQEPPLSPAVPELHPELADTGTVRSKVLAARSSLLSLDSGFSEHMESQGDSCCEKEPSYERALKPEAAIPGYQHTPDSLSARATQFYINKIDAANREHKLEDKGDTPLELTDDCSLALVWKNNERLKEFVLVESKELECVEDPGSASEAARAGHFTLEQCLNLFTKPEVLAPEEAWYCPKCKQHREASKQLMLWRLPNVLIIQLKRFSFRSFIWRDKINDMVDFPVRSLDLSKFCIGRKGEQQLPMYDLYAVINHYGGMIGGHYTAYARLPNDKNSQRSDVGWRLFDDSTVTTVDESQVVTRYAYVLFYRRRNSPVERPLPGHPPDHRAERTPSAEAAASQASLIWQELEAEEQELQLEAPQRPARNCWRPRGQKRNPGISQHPDEGCVRYFVLATTAAIVALFLNVFYPLIYQTRWR, from the exons ATGTCCAGCAGCACCAATGCCCCTGGCCAGAGGAGAGTGTCTCGGGGCTTAGATGATGCCACCAacaagaagaagcagaaggatcGAGCCAACCAGGAGAGCAAGGAAG AGCTGCTGCTGGATTGGAAGCAGAATGCTGACGAGATCATCGTCAAGCTGAACTTAGGCAGTGGAGCTCTGAAGGTGGAGGATGTGGATGCTGCTTTCACCGACACAGACTGTGTGGTCAAACTACCAG ACGGGCGCCAGTGGAGTTGTCAGTTCTATGAGGAGATTGAGAGTTCCTGCAGCAAGGTCCAGTGCAAGAAGGGCAACTTTCTACAGCTGGTGCTTCAGAAGAAGATCCCACTCCATACCTGGTCTTCACTTCTG aagagaaggaaagacgGATCCAAAGAACTAGCCAAAGGGGCCACATGCTGGGAGAACGGGAAGGAGAAGgctgcttctgcagagctggcCCCTGAAGAGCCGAGGGCTGAAGGCGCAGAGCTGCCGAGGTCCCGGCGAGAGCCCTCCAACCCCAAACGGGCTCCGGGAAGAAGCGAGGCCCTGGGAGGGAAAAGCCCAGCCAGCCCAGGGACGCAGAGCGGCCCCAGCGCCAAGCGGGCAGTATACCTCAAAGTGGCTCCCACCGAAGAGGAGCCAAACGCCAGAGTCACTGGGAGCGTGGAGCCCAGCAAAGGGCACAGCGGGAGGGCAGGCAGCCGCCGCAATGGCAGAGCCAGCCAGGTCGATGCGCCCACAGCCCTCGCAGACCTCGCACCGCCACTGGAGAAG GCTGTGGTTTTGGCCAAGGAGGCTGTTCCTGTGGAGATGCCGCCTCTTGCAGCTACCACAGAGGTGTTCCCCCACCGTGTTGCCACTTGTGTGGAGAAGAGAGtcctgcagccaggcagccctGCGGAGGCCTTGCGGGGCCGGGACTGCACGCCTGTCCTGGGAGAGAGCTCTAAGACTGTCCCAGCAGCCACCCCTCCCCTGGGCAGAGACAGTGAGAAGAGGGACTGGTCCAAGGATGACGTAGCTCTGGAAGCAGCAGCTGATG AGCCAGAGCCTTTTGTGAGCCTGACCTTTGTCAAGAATGACTCATATGAGAAAGGCAACGACCTGGTGGTAGTGCACGTCTACGTGAAGGAGATCCACAAGGAGACATCCAAGGTGTTGTTCCGGGAGCAAGACTTCACGCTGGTGTTCCAGACGAG TGACACAAACTTCCTTCGCCTCCATCCTGGCTGTGGCCCCCACACAGTGTTCCGGTGGCAGGTGAAGCTCAG GAACCTTATTGAGCCGGACCAGTGCACATACAACTTCACGGTGGCTCGCATCGATGTCTGCCTGAAAAAACGCCAGAGCCAGCGCTGGGGGGGGCTGGAGGCTCCAGCCACACGAG GTGCAGTGGGTGGTGCAAAGGTTGCCATGCCTACAGGCCCTACCCCTCTGGACAAGAACCCCCCCGGCAGTAACCAGCACCCCCTGTCCAGCAAGGAAGAGGCCCGAGCCAGCGACAAAGAGAAGCCGCGTGTAGAAGATGGGGGTCTGGATGGCGTGGCAGCCCGTACAGCCCCAGAGCATGTGGCAGTGAAACAAGAGCCGCACATCCCATCG CCCAAACCAACTTGCATGGTGCCACCGATGACACACAGCCCCGTGAGCACCGAGAGCGTGGAGGATgacgaggatgaggatgagaaGAAGAAGGTCTGTCTGCCTGGTTTCACGGGGCTGGTGAACCTGGGCAACACCTGCTTCATGAACAGCGTCATCCAGTCCCTGTCCAACACCCGGGAGCTGCGGGATTACTTCCATG ATCGGTCCTTTGAGTTGGAAATCAACTGCAACAACCCGCTGGGGACGGGGGGACGCCTGGCCATCGGCTTTGCCATGCTGCTTCGAGCGCTGTGGAAGGGCACGCACCATGCCTTCCAGCCCTCTAAACTGAAG GCAATCGTGGCCAGCAAGGCCAGCCAGTTCACTGGCTACGCCCAGCACGATGCTCAGGAGTTCATGGCCTTCCTGCTCGATGGCCTGCACGAGGACCTCAACCGCATCCAGAACAAGCCCTACACAGAGACCGTTGACTCAGATGGGAGGCCGGACGAG GTGGTAGCTGAGGAGGCCTGGCAGCGACATAAGATGAGAAATGACTCTTTCATTGTGGACCTTTTCCAGGGCCAGTACAAATCCAAACTGGTGTGCCCAGTGTGTTCCAAG GTGTCCATCACCTTTGACCCCTTCCTGTACCTCCCTGTGCCCCTCCCGCAAAAGCAGAAGGTGCTGACTGTCTACTACTTCGCAAAGGAGCCGCACAAGAAACCCATCAAG TTCCTCGTGAGTATCAGCAAGGAGAACTCCAGTGCCATGGAGGTACTTGACTCGGTGGCCCACAGCGTGCGCGTGAAGCCAGAAAACCTGCGCCTGGCAGAG GTGATCAAGAATCGCTTCCACCGCATGTTCCTGCCATCCAACTCGCTGGACACGGTCTCCCCCACGGACCTGCTGCTCTGCTTTGAGGTGCTGTCTCCAGAGCTGGCTAAGGAGCGGGTCGTGGAGCTGCAGGTCCAGCAG CGTCCGCAGGTGCCCAGCGGCCCCGTCGCCAAGTGTGCAGCCTGCCAGAAGAAGCAGCTGCCGGAGGATGAGAAGCTCAGGCGCTGCACGAGGTGCTATCGAGTCGGTTACTGCAACGT GGCATGTCAGAAAACACACTGGCCGGACCACAAGGCTTTGTGCCGCCCCGAGAACATCGGTTTCCCCTTCCTCATCAGCGTGCCGGAATCCCGCCTCACCTACGCCCgcctggcccagctgctggagggctACGCAAG GTACTCAGTCAGCGTGTTCCAGCCTCCGTTCCAGCTGGGCCGGATGTCAccggagcaggggctgcagcctctgctcccagACAAGCTGGAACCCCCAGCCAagagcagctgtgcagcagcCACATCTGCCCCCGAGCTGGGGGACGGGGATAGGGCTTCCAGCCTCCTGCAGGAGCCCCCGCTCTCGCCAGCTGTGCCCGAGCTGCACCCGGAGCTGGCGGACACCGGCACTGTCCGGAGCAAGGTCTTGGCAGCCAGGAGTTCCCTGCTGAGCTTGGATTCGGGCTTCTCCGAGCACATGGAGTCGCAGGGCGACAGCTGTTGCGAGAAGGAGCCGTCCTATGAGAGAGCCCTCAAGCCAGAAG CTGCCATCCCTGGGTACCAACACACTCCAGACTCGCTGAGCGCCCGCGCCACGCAGTTCTACATCAACAAGATCGACGCTGCCAACCGAGAGCACAAGCTGGAAGATAAAG GTGACACCCCCCTGGAGCTGACAGACGACTGCTCCCTCGCTCTGGTGTGGAAGAACAATGAGCGCCTCAAGGAATTTGTGTTGGTGGAGTCCAAGGAGCTGGAGTGTGTGGAGGATCCAGGCTCGGCCAGTGAAGCAGCCCGGGCTGGCCACTTCACCCTGGAGCAGTGCCTCAATCTCTTCACCAAGCCCGAAGTCCTGGCTCCGGAGGAAGCATG GTACTGCCCCAAGTGCAAGCAGCACCGCGAGGCCTCCAAGCAGCTGATGCTGTGGCGGCTGCCCAACGTCCTCATCATCCAGCTCAAGCGCTTCTCCTTCCGTAGCTTTATTTGGAGAGACAAGATCAACGACATGGTGGACTTCCCCGTCCG AAGCCTGGACCTGAGCAAGTTCTGCATCGGGCGGAAGGGCGAGCAGCAGCTGCCCATGTACGACCTGTACGCTGTGATCAACCACTACGGAGGCATGATTGGGGGGCACTACACAGCGTACGCCCGCCTGCCCAATGACAAGAACAGCCAGCGCAGCGATGTGG GCTGGCGGCTCTTTGACGACAGCACAGTCACCACCGTGGACGAGAGCCAGGTGGTAACCAGATACGCTTACGTCCTCTTCTATCGCCGGAGGAACTCTCCTGTGGAGAGACCCCTGCCAGGGCACCCCCCAGACCACCGAGCCGAGCGCACCCCCTCTGCCGAAGCTGCTGCCAGCCAG
- the USP19 gene encoding ubiquitin carboxyl-terminal hydrolase 19 isoform X4: protein MSSSTNAPGQRRVSRGLDDATNKKKQKDRANQESKEVSCPELEQAETAPEKDSEEELLLDWKQNADEIIVKLNLGSGALKVEDVDAAFTDTDCVVKLPDGRQWSCQFYEEIESSCSKVQCKKGNFLQLVLQKKIPLHTWSSLLKRRKDGSKELAKGATCWENGKEKAASAELAPEEPRAEGAELPRSRREPSNPKRAPGRSEALGGKSPASPGTQSGPSAKRAVYLKVAPTEEEPNARVTGSVEPSKGHSGRAGSRRNGRASQVDAPTALADLAPPLEKAVVLAKEAVPVEMPPLAATTEVFPHRVATCVEKRVLQPGSPAEALRGRDCTPVLGESSKTVPAATPPLGRDSEKRDWSKDDVALEAAADEPEPFVSLTFVKNDSYEKGNDLVVVHVYVKEIHKETSKVLFREQDFTLVFQTSDTNFLRLHPGCGPHTVFRWQVKLRNLIEPDQCTYNFTVARIDVCLKKRQSQRWGGLEAPATRGPTPLDKNPPGSNQHPLSSKEEARASDKEKPRVEDGGLDGVAARTAPEHVAVKQEPHIPSPKPTCMVPPMTHSPVSTESVEDDEDEDEKKKVCLPGFTGLVNLGNTCFMNSVIQSLSNTRELRDYFHDRSFELEINCNNPLGTGGRLAIGFAMLLRALWKGTHHAFQPSKLKAIVASKASQFTGYAQHDAQEFMAFLLDGLHEDLNRIQNKPYTETVDSDGRPDEVVAEEAWQRHKMRNDSFIVDLFQGQYKSKLVCPVCSKVSITFDPFLYLPVPLPQKQKVLTVYYFAKEPHKKPIKFLVSISKENSSAMEVLDSVAHSVRVKPENLRLAEVIKNRFHRMFLPSNSLDTVSPTDLLLCFEVLSPELAKERVVELQVQQRPQVPSGPVAKCAACQKKQLPEDEKLRRCTRCYRVGYCNVACQKTHWPDHKALCRPENIGFPFLISVPESRLTYARLAQLLEGYARYSVSVFQPPFQLGRMSPEQGLQPLLPDKLEPPAKSSCAAATSAPELGDGDRASSLLQEPPLSPAVPELHPELADTGTVRSKVLAARSSLLSLDSGFSEHMESQGDSCCEKEPSYERALKPEAAIPGYQHTPDSLSARATQFYINKIDAANREHKLEDKGDTPLELTDDCSLALVWKNNERLKEFVLVESKELECVEDPGSASEAARAGHFTLEQCLNLFTKPEVLAPEEAWYCPKCKQHREASKQLMLWRLPNVLIIQLKRFSFRSFIWRDKINDMVDFPVRSLDLSKFCIGRKGEQQLPMYDLYAVINHYGGMIGGHYTAYARLPNDKNSQRSDVGWRLFDDSTVTTVDESQVVTRYAYVLFYRRRNSPVERPLPGHPPDHRAERTPSAEAAASQASLIWQELEAEEQELQLEAPQRPARNCWRPRGQKRNPGISQHPDEGCVRYFVLATTAAIVALFLNVFYPLIYQTRWR from the exons ATGTCCAGCAGCACCAATGCCCCTGGCCAGAGGAGAGTGTCTCGGGGCTTAGATGATGCCACCAacaagaagaagcagaaggatcGAGCCAACCAGGAGAGCAAGGAAG TGTCTTGCCCTGAGCTGGAGCAGGCTGAGACTGCCCCGGAGAAGGACTCGGAGGAGG AGCTGCTGCTGGATTGGAAGCAGAATGCTGACGAGATCATCGTCAAGCTGAACTTAGGCAGTGGAGCTCTGAAGGTGGAGGATGTGGATGCTGCTTTCACCGACACAGACTGTGTGGTCAAACTACCAG ACGGGCGCCAGTGGAGTTGTCAGTTCTATGAGGAGATTGAGAGTTCCTGCAGCAAGGTCCAGTGCAAGAAGGGCAACTTTCTACAGCTGGTGCTTCAGAAGAAGATCCCACTCCATACCTGGTCTTCACTTCTG aagagaaggaaagacgGATCCAAAGAACTAGCCAAAGGGGCCACATGCTGGGAGAACGGGAAGGAGAAGgctgcttctgcagagctggcCCCTGAAGAGCCGAGGGCTGAAGGCGCAGAGCTGCCGAGGTCCCGGCGAGAGCCCTCCAACCCCAAACGGGCTCCGGGAAGAAGCGAGGCCCTGGGAGGGAAAAGCCCAGCCAGCCCAGGGACGCAGAGCGGCCCCAGCGCCAAGCGGGCAGTATACCTCAAAGTGGCTCCCACCGAAGAGGAGCCAAACGCCAGAGTCACTGGGAGCGTGGAGCCCAGCAAAGGGCACAGCGGGAGGGCAGGCAGCCGCCGCAATGGCAGAGCCAGCCAGGTCGATGCGCCCACAGCCCTCGCAGACCTCGCACCGCCACTGGAGAAG GCTGTGGTTTTGGCCAAGGAGGCTGTTCCTGTGGAGATGCCGCCTCTTGCAGCTACCACAGAGGTGTTCCCCCACCGTGTTGCCACTTGTGTGGAGAAGAGAGtcctgcagccaggcagccctGCGGAGGCCTTGCGGGGCCGGGACTGCACGCCTGTCCTGGGAGAGAGCTCTAAGACTGTCCCAGCAGCCACCCCTCCCCTGGGCAGAGACAGTGAGAAGAGGGACTGGTCCAAGGATGACGTAGCTCTGGAAGCAGCAGCTGATG AGCCAGAGCCTTTTGTGAGCCTGACCTTTGTCAAGAATGACTCATATGAGAAAGGCAACGACCTGGTGGTAGTGCACGTCTACGTGAAGGAGATCCACAAGGAGACATCCAAGGTGTTGTTCCGGGAGCAAGACTTCACGCTGGTGTTCCAGACGAG TGACACAAACTTCCTTCGCCTCCATCCTGGCTGTGGCCCCCACACAGTGTTCCGGTGGCAGGTGAAGCTCAG GAACCTTATTGAGCCGGACCAGTGCACATACAACTTCACGGTGGCTCGCATCGATGTCTGCCTGAAAAAACGCCAGAGCCAGCGCTGGGGGGGGCTGGAGGCTCCAGCCACACGAG GCCCTACCCCTCTGGACAAGAACCCCCCCGGCAGTAACCAGCACCCCCTGTCCAGCAAGGAAGAGGCCCGAGCCAGCGACAAAGAGAAGCCGCGTGTAGAAGATGGGGGTCTGGATGGCGTGGCAGCCCGTACAGCCCCAGAGCATGTGGCAGTGAAACAAGAGCCGCACATCCCATCG CCCAAACCAACTTGCATGGTGCCACCGATGACACACAGCCCCGTGAGCACCGAGAGCGTGGAGGATgacgaggatgaggatgagaaGAAGAAGGTCTGTCTGCCTGGTTTCACGGGGCTGGTGAACCTGGGCAACACCTGCTTCATGAACAGCGTCATCCAGTCCCTGTCCAACACCCGGGAGCTGCGGGATTACTTCCATG ATCGGTCCTTTGAGTTGGAAATCAACTGCAACAACCCGCTGGGGACGGGGGGACGCCTGGCCATCGGCTTTGCCATGCTGCTTCGAGCGCTGTGGAAGGGCACGCACCATGCCTTCCAGCCCTCTAAACTGAAG GCAATCGTGGCCAGCAAGGCCAGCCAGTTCACTGGCTACGCCCAGCACGATGCTCAGGAGTTCATGGCCTTCCTGCTCGATGGCCTGCACGAGGACCTCAACCGCATCCAGAACAAGCCCTACACAGAGACCGTTGACTCAGATGGGAGGCCGGACGAG GTGGTAGCTGAGGAGGCCTGGCAGCGACATAAGATGAGAAATGACTCTTTCATTGTGGACCTTTTCCAGGGCCAGTACAAATCCAAACTGGTGTGCCCAGTGTGTTCCAAG GTGTCCATCACCTTTGACCCCTTCCTGTACCTCCCTGTGCCCCTCCCGCAAAAGCAGAAGGTGCTGACTGTCTACTACTTCGCAAAGGAGCCGCACAAGAAACCCATCAAG TTCCTCGTGAGTATCAGCAAGGAGAACTCCAGTGCCATGGAGGTACTTGACTCGGTGGCCCACAGCGTGCGCGTGAAGCCAGAAAACCTGCGCCTGGCAGAG GTGATCAAGAATCGCTTCCACCGCATGTTCCTGCCATCCAACTCGCTGGACACGGTCTCCCCCACGGACCTGCTGCTCTGCTTTGAGGTGCTGTCTCCAGAGCTGGCTAAGGAGCGGGTCGTGGAGCTGCAGGTCCAGCAG CGTCCGCAGGTGCCCAGCGGCCCCGTCGCCAAGTGTGCAGCCTGCCAGAAGAAGCAGCTGCCGGAGGATGAGAAGCTCAGGCGCTGCACGAGGTGCTATCGAGTCGGTTACTGCAACGT GGCATGTCAGAAAACACACTGGCCGGACCACAAGGCTTTGTGCCGCCCCGAGAACATCGGTTTCCCCTTCCTCATCAGCGTGCCGGAATCCCGCCTCACCTACGCCCgcctggcccagctgctggagggctACGCAAG GTACTCAGTCAGCGTGTTCCAGCCTCCGTTCCAGCTGGGCCGGATGTCAccggagcaggggctgcagcctctgctcccagACAAGCTGGAACCCCCAGCCAagagcagctgtgcagcagcCACATCTGCCCCCGAGCTGGGGGACGGGGATAGGGCTTCCAGCCTCCTGCAGGAGCCCCCGCTCTCGCCAGCTGTGCCCGAGCTGCACCCGGAGCTGGCGGACACCGGCACTGTCCGGAGCAAGGTCTTGGCAGCCAGGAGTTCCCTGCTGAGCTTGGATTCGGGCTTCTCCGAGCACATGGAGTCGCAGGGCGACAGCTGTTGCGAGAAGGAGCCGTCCTATGAGAGAGCCCTCAAGCCAGAAG CTGCCATCCCTGGGTACCAACACACTCCAGACTCGCTGAGCGCCCGCGCCACGCAGTTCTACATCAACAAGATCGACGCTGCCAACCGAGAGCACAAGCTGGAAGATAAAG GTGACACCCCCCTGGAGCTGACAGACGACTGCTCCCTCGCTCTGGTGTGGAAGAACAATGAGCGCCTCAAGGAATTTGTGTTGGTGGAGTCCAAGGAGCTGGAGTGTGTGGAGGATCCAGGCTCGGCCAGTGAAGCAGCCCGGGCTGGCCACTTCACCCTGGAGCAGTGCCTCAATCTCTTCACCAAGCCCGAAGTCCTGGCTCCGGAGGAAGCATG GTACTGCCCCAAGTGCAAGCAGCACCGCGAGGCCTCCAAGCAGCTGATGCTGTGGCGGCTGCCCAACGTCCTCATCATCCAGCTCAAGCGCTTCTCCTTCCGTAGCTTTATTTGGAGAGACAAGATCAACGACATGGTGGACTTCCCCGTCCG AAGCCTGGACCTGAGCAAGTTCTGCATCGGGCGGAAGGGCGAGCAGCAGCTGCCCATGTACGACCTGTACGCTGTGATCAACCACTACGGAGGCATGATTGGGGGGCACTACACAGCGTACGCCCGCCTGCCCAATGACAAGAACAGCCAGCGCAGCGATGTGG GCTGGCGGCTCTTTGACGACAGCACAGTCACCACCGTGGACGAGAGCCAGGTGGTAACCAGATACGCTTACGTCCTCTTCTATCGCCGGAGGAACTCTCCTGTGGAGAGACCCCTGCCAGGGCACCCCCCAGACCACCGAGCCGAGCGCACCCCCTCTGCCGAAGCTGCTGCCAGCCAG